A single window of Solanum dulcamara chromosome 5, daSolDulc1.2, whole genome shotgun sequence DNA harbors:
- the LOC129889577 gene encoding putative disease resistance protein RGA1, giving the protein MTEAFIQVLLENLSYFLKGELVLLFGFENEFQRLSSMFSTIQAVLEDAEEKQLKDKPLENWLQKLNAATYEVDDILDEYKTKAKRFLQSEYGRYHPKAIPFRRKVGKRMDQVMKKLNAIAEERKNFHLHEKIIERQAARQETGSVLTEPQVYGRGKEEDEIVKILIKNVSDAQELSVLPILGMGGLGKTTLAQMVFNDQRVTEHFHPKIWICVSDNFDEKRLIKAIVESIEGKYLGDMDLDPLQKKLQELLDGKRYFLVLDDVWNEDQEKWSSLRAVLKVGASGASVLTTTRLEKVGSIMGTVQPYELSNLSQEDCWLLFMQRAFGHQEKINPNLVAIGKVIVKTCGGVPLAAKTLGGILRFKREEREWEHVRDNVIWNLPQDGSSILPTLRLSYHHLPPDLRPCFVYCAVFPKDTEMEKENLISLWMAHGFLLSKGNLELEDVGNEVWNELYLRSFFQEIEVKSGKTYFKMHDIIHDLATSLFSASASSSSIREINVKGYPHMMSTGFAEVVSSYSPSLLEKFVSLRVLNLSNLELKQLPSSIGDLVHLRYLNLSGNRMRSLPKQLCRLQNLQTLDLHKCQSLSCLPKQTSKLGSLRNLLLDHCYEWTCMPPRIGSLTCLKTLGRFVVGERKGYQLGELRNLNLQGSISITHLERVKNDTEAKEANLSAKANLHSLSMSWDIYGPHRYESEVLECLKPHPNLKYLEIIGFSGFRLPDWINYLFLERVVSIIINGCGNCSCLPPFGELPCLESLQLWKGSVKVDYVEEEDIDVHSRFPRRIRFPSLRKLIIGGFRNLKGLLKKEVEEQFPVLEEMTIYWCPMFVIPTLSTVKTLEVYGDMADATGFRSISNLRALTFLHIRRNKASSLPEEMFKSLANLKYLTISFLENLKELPTSLASLHALKRLKIEYCWALEKLPQEGLEGFTSLTELSVYNCKMLKCLPEGLQHLTALTSLTIRECPELEKRCEMGIGEDWHKIAHIPDVFIR; this is encoded by the exons ATGACTGAAGCTTTCATTCAAGTTCTGTTAGAAAATCTATCTTACTTCCTTAAAGGGGAACTTGTATTGCTTTTCGGTTTTGAAAATGAGTTCCAAAGGCTTTCAAGCATGTTTTCTACAATACAAGCGGTCCTTGAAGATGCTGAGGAGAAGCAACTCAAGGACAAGCCACTAGAAAATTGGTTGCAAAAACTCAATGCTGCTACATATGAAGTGGATGACATCTTGGATGAATATAAAACTAAAGCCAAACGATTCTTGCAGTCTGAATATGGTCGTTATCATCCAAAGGCTATCCCTTTCCGTCGCAAGGTCGGGAAAAGGATGGACCAAGTGATGAAAAAACTAAATGCAATTGCTGAGGAAAGAAAGAATTTCCATTTGCACGAAAAGATTATAGAGAGACAAGCTGCTAGACAAGAAACAG GTTCTGTATTAACTGAACCACAAGTTTATGGAAGGGGCAAAGAGGAAGATGAGATAGTGAAAATCCTGATAAAAAATGTTAGTGATGCCCAAGAACTTTCAGTCCTCCCAATACTTGGTATGGGGGGACTAGGAAAGACGACTCTTGCCCAAATGGTCTTCAATGATCAGAGAGTAACTGAGCATTTCCATCCCAAAATATGGATTTGTGTCTCGGATAATTTTGATGAGAAGAGGTTGATAAAGGCAATTGTAGAATCTATCGAAGGAAAGTATCTTGGTGACATGGACTTGGATCCCCTTCAAAAGAAGCTTCAGGAGCTGCTGGATGGAAAAAGatactttcttgtcttagatgaTGTTTGGAATGAAGATCAAGAGAAGTGGTCTAGTTTAAGAGCAGTCTTGAAGGTTGGAGCGAGTGGTGCTTCTGTTCTAACCACTACTCGTCTTGAAAAGGTTGGATCAATTATGGGAACTGTGCAACCATATGAATTGTCAAATCTGTCTCAAGAAGATTGTTGGTTGTTGTTCATGCAACGTGCATTTGGACACCAAGAAAAAATAAATCCTAACCTTGTGGCTATCGGAAAGGTGATTGTGAAAACATGTGGTGGTGTGCCTCTAGCAGCCAAGACTCTTGGAGGTATTTTGCGcttcaaaagagaagaaagagaatgggAACATGTGAGAGATAATGTGATTTGGAATTTGCCTCAAGATGGAAGTTCTATTCTGCCTACCCTGAGACTTAGTTATCATCATCTTCCACCTGATTTGAGACCATGCTTTGTGTATTGTGCGGTGTTCCCAAAGGATACTGAAATGGAAAAGGAAAATCTAATCTCTCTCTGGATGGCACATGGTTTTCTTTTATCGAAAGGAAACTTGGAGCTAGAGGATGTAGGTAATGAAGTATGGAATGAATTATACTTGAGGTCTTTCTTCCAAGAGATTGAAGTTAAATCTGGTAAAACTTATTTCAAGATGCATGATATCATTCATGATTTGGCTACATCTCTGTTTTCGGCAAGCGCATCAAGCAGCAGCATCCGCGAAATAAATGTAAAAGGTTACCCACATATGATGTCCACTGGTTTCGCTGAAGTGGTGTCTTCTTACTCTCCTTCGCTCTTGGAAAAGTTTGTCTCGCTGAGGGTGCTTAATCTAAGCAATTTAGAACTTAAGCAGTTACCATCTTCCATTGGAGATCTAGTACATTTAAGATACTTGAACCTGTCTGGCAATAGGATGCGTAGTCTTCCAAAGCAGTTATGCAGGCTTCAAAATCTGCAGACTCTTGATCTACATAAGTGCCAGTCACTTTCTTGTTTGCCAAAACAAACAAGTAAACTTGGTAGTCTCCGAAATCTTTTACTTGATCATTGTTATGAATGGACTTGTATGCCACCAAGGATAGGATCTTTGACATGCCTTAAGACTCTAGGTCGCTTTGTTGTGGGTGAGAGGAAAGGTTATCAACTTGGTGAACTACGAAACCTGAATCTCCAAGGCTCAATTTCAATCACACACCTTGAGAGAGTGAAGAACGATACAGAGGCAAAAGAAGCCAACTTATCTGCAAAAGCAAATCTGCACTCTTTAAGCATGAGTTGGGATATATATGGACCACATAGATATGAATCAGAAGTGCTTGAATGCCTCAAACCACACCCCAATCTGAAATATTTAGAAATCATAGGCTTTAGTGGATTCCGTCTCCCAGACTGGATCAATTACTTATTTTTGGAAAGGGTCGTCTCTATTATAATTAATGGTTGCGGAAACTGCTCGTGCTTACCACCATTTGGTGAGCTGCCTTGTCTAGAAAGTCTACAGTTATGGAAAGGGTCTGTGAAGGTGGATTATGTTGAGGAAGAGGATATTGATGTTCATTCTAGATTCCCCAGAAGAATAAGGTTTCCATCTCTGAGAAAACTTATTATAGGCGGATTTCGTAATCTGAAAGGATTGCTGAAAAAGGAAGTAGAAGAGCAATTCCCTGTGCTTGAAGAGATGACGATTTACTGGTGCCCTATGTTTGTTATTCCGACACTTTCTACTGTCAAGACATTGGAAGTTTATGGGGACATGGCAGATGCAACAGGTTTCAGGTCCATATCTAATCTTAGGGCTCTTACTTTCCTCCACATTAGGCGTAACAAAGCTTCTTCGCTCCCAGAAGAGATGTTCAAAAGCCTTGCAAATCTCAAATACTTGACTATCTCTTTCTTGGAGAATCTCAAAGAGCTGCCTACCAGCCTGGCTAGTCTCCATGCTTTGAAGCGTCTGAAAATTGAATATTGTTGGGCACTAGAGAAACTCCCCCAGGAAGGGCTGGAAGGCTTTACTTCACTCACGGAGTTATCTGTTTATAACTGTAAGATGTTAAAATGTTTGCCCGAGGGATTGCAGCACCTAACAGCCCTCACAAGTTTAACAATTAGGGAATGTCCAGAACTGGAAAAGCGGTGTGAAATGGGAATAGGAGAAGACTGGCATAAAATTGCTCATATTCCTGATGTGTTTATCCGTTAA